Sequence from the Exiguobacterium aurantiacum genome:
CCGTACAAGATGACCCCGACGGCAATCATGATGTTATAGATGATGATAAGTTTCACGTCATTGTAGGCGATTGCCCCAACCATCCCCGTGACAATCGTCAACACAGCAAGGACGATCAAGAACGTCTGCAAGAATGTGCCATTCACATCGAAGAGGAGCGTATACGTCCGAAGAATCGAGTAAACCCCGACTTTGGTCAGGAGTGCCCCGAACAACGCGAGAATCGGTGTCGGTGCGACAACGTACGATCCCGGTAACCAGTAATGGAGCGGCACAAGCGCGCCCTTCAAACCAAAGACGATGATGAACATAACCCCGATGACCGAGATGACGTTCGGATTGTCGACGAGTGGTATCTTTTGCGCCAGGTCCGCCAAGCTGAGCGTTCCGACGGCACCATAGAGATAAGCGACCGCCATGACGAACAGCGCCGAGGCAATGACGTTGACGAGCAAGTATTTAATCGACTCACGTAACTGGACACCTTTTCCGCCAAGGACGATCAATACGTATGACGAAACTAAGAACACTTCGAAGAAGACGAACAAGTTGAAAATATCCCCGGTCGTGAACGCACCGTTGACCCCAACGAGCAAGAACAGCATCGCCACGTACAAGTAGTTCTCTTCATACGCTGCCGAGAAGTAATGGACAGCGAACCAGACGATAAAGAATGTCAGTAGCGTAGATGTCGTGACGAGCAGTGCCGACAACATATCTGAGACGAGCGTAATCGAGAACGGCGCCGGCCAGTTCCCGAGGTTGAGGGTCAAAATCCCCTCGTTTGAGACCGTGTGCACCAAGAAGAGTGACACGATTAATGTAACAAAAATTGATCCAAGTGCCAGGCTACGCTGCAGACGCACGTTCTTTGGCAGGAACATCATGATGATCGCCGCAAGCGCCGGGATGACAATCGGAAACACAGGTAAGTTAATCATTCGATTCCGTTCCTTTCATTTCCTCCATATTATCCGTATTCAGCTCTTGGTAGGCGCGGTAAGCGAGAACCAAGAAGAATGCGGTCACCCCGAAACTGATGACGATCGCCGTCAAGACAAGCGCCTGCGGTAACGGGTCGGTATAGTCGGTCACCCCGTCGACAAGAACAGGTGCGGCGCCTGTCTTCAACCCTGCCATCGTCAAGACGAGCAAGTGGGCGGCGTGACTGAGCAGTGACGTGCCGATGATGATGCGTAACAAACTCTTTGAGAGAATCATATAGACTGCACACATCGTCAAGGCACCGATAATGATGCTAACGAAGATTTCCATTATTCACTCTCTCCAATCGTTTGAATGATTGTCATCGTGACACCGATGACGACGAAGTAGACGCCAAGGTCAAACGCAATCGCCGTATGGAGCGTCTCCTCGCCAAGTAACGGCAAGTTAAATTTATCATAGGCGTGCGTGAAGAACGGCAAGTCCAAGAAAACCGAGTGCATCGCCGTCAATATCGCAATGAGCGCCCCGAGCGCCGTCAAACGACGGTAGTCAAACGGCAATACTGTCGCCAGTGTCTTCGAGTCAAAGGCCAGCAACAACAACACGAGTGCAGCGGCCGTCATCAAGCCCCCGATAAACCCTCCTCCTGGAGAATAGTGTCCCGAGAAGAACAAGTGAATCGAAAAGATAATGATGATGAAGAAGATGATCACCGCGGCCGTCTGTAAAATGACGTCATTGACGCGCTTATTACTTTTTGGCTTCATGTCCATGTTCACCTTCTCCTTTCGTACGTTGTACCGTCGTTCTAAATTTGATCATCGTATAAATCCCAAGACCTGCGACCGCGAGGACGATAATCTCGAACAACGTATCAAAGCCACGGAAGTCGACAAGGACGACGTTGACCATGTTCTTCCCGGCTGCCAAATCATAGACGTTTTCTTTATAGTATTCCGAGATCGAGCTGAGCGACTTG
This genomic interval carries:
- a CDS encoding Na(+)/H(+) antiporter subunit C, whose translation is MEIFVSIIIGALTMCAVYMILSKSLLRIIIGTSLLSHAAHLLVLTMAGLKTGAAPVLVDGVTDYTDPLPQALVLTAIVISFGVTAFFLVLAYRAYQELNTDNMEEMKGTESND
- a CDS encoding Na+/H+ antiporter subunit D yields the protein MINLPVFPIVIPALAAIIMMFLPKNVRLQRSLALGSIFVTLIVSLFLVHTVSNEGILTLNLGNWPAPFSITLVSDMLSALLVTTSTLLTFFIVWFAVHYFSAAYEENYLYVAMLFLLVGVNGAFTTGDIFNLFVFFEVFLVSSYVLIVLGGKGVQLRESIKYLLVNVIASALFVMAVAYLYGAVGTLSLADLAQKIPLVDNPNVISVIGVMFIIVFGLKGALVPLHYWLPGSYVVAPTPILALFGALLTKVGVYSILRTYTLLFDVNGTFLQTFLIVLAVLTIVTGMVGAIAYNDVKLIIIYNIMIAVGVILYGIAINTQTSLEGALYYLIHDMMIKAVLFMLVGMMIGITRAGQLRDMGGLITRFPLFGWAFFIAALSLAGIPPLSGFFGKLLIIQGGVGEGDLFGPILVLISSLFVLFSVIKIFLNGFWGEERKPYDGPLIPYTNRLLVPVCLLLIVAVAYGFGAELMHPYITQAIEPLVQPELYIDAVLKE
- a CDS encoding Na(+)/H(+) antiporter subunit B, which gives rise to MKPKSNKRVNDVILQTAAVIIFFIIIIFSIHLFFSGHYSPGGGFIGGLMTAAALVLLLLAFDSKTLATVLPFDYRRLTALGALIAILTAMHSVFLDLPFFTHAYDKFNLPLLGEETLHTAIAFDLGVYFVVIGVTMTIIQTIGESE